One segment of Clostridium botulinum DNA contains the following:
- a CDS encoding Gfo/Idh/MocA family protein → MKKIINLGVIGSGAIAENFLNAASNFKNLNFHTFYSRNKDTAEKFKNKYDFNKASTSLDEMSKDTELDAVYIASPNAFHHDQAILFLENKKHILCEKAFASNYTQALNIINTAKKNNVVIMEAMRLTCLPNFINVKNNLHKIGKIRRYFASYCQYSSRYDKFKDGIIMNAFKKELSNGSLMDIGVYCLSPMINLFGKPHNIKCNSFLLNNGVDGQGSAILDYGDMDAVILYSKIANSNIPSEIQGEKGSIIIDKINTFKNVKLIYNDGTVENLSEDQYDNDMYYEIEEFIKLIDCSDIKATYSSLNTLDNTLDTISTIDSIRNKLDIVFPADRM, encoded by the coding sequence ATGAAAAAAATTATTAATTTAGGTGTAATTGGTAGTGGAGCCATAGCTGAAAATTTTTTAAATGCTGCCTCTAATTTTAAAAACTTAAACTTCCATACATTTTATTCAAGAAATAAGGATACAGCTGAAAAATTTAAAAATAAATATGATTTTAATAAAGCATCAACTTCATTAGATGAAATGTCAAAGGACACTGAATTAGATGCTGTATATATAGCTTCACCAAATGCATTTCACCATGATCAAGCTATACTTTTTCTTGAAAATAAAAAACATATTTTATGTGAGAAGGCATTTGCATCAAATTACACTCAAGCTTTAAATATTATAAATACAGCTAAAAAAAACAATGTAGTGATAATGGAAGCTATGAGACTTACTTGTCTTCCAAACTTTATAAATGTTAAAAATAATCTTCATAAGATTGGTAAAATCAGAAGATACTTTGCAAGTTACTGCCAATATTCATCTAGATATGATAAATTCAAAGATGGAATAATAATGAATGCTTTTAAAAAAGAATTATCAAATGGATCTCTTATGGATATAGGGGTATATTGTTTATCTCCAATGATAAATTTATTTGGTAAACCACATAATATCAAATGTAATTCATTTCTTTTAAATAATGGTGTTGATGGACAAGGAAGTGCCATACTCGATTATGGTGATATGGATGCGGTAATACTTTACTCTAAAATAGCAAATTCTAATATACCATCAGAAATACAAGGTGAAAAAGGAAGTATTATAATTGATAAAATAAATACATTCAAAAATGTAAAATTAATATATAATGATGGCACTGTGGAAAATTTAAGTGAAGATCAATATGACAATGATATGTACTATGAAATTGAAGAATTTATTAAATTAATTGATTGTAGCGACATTAAAGCTACCTACTCATCTCTTAATACCTTAGATAATACTCTTGATACTATTAGCACTATAGATTCAATAAGAAATAAGCTAGATATAGTTTTTCCTGCAGATAGAATGTAA
- a CDS encoding glycerophosphodiester phosphodiesterase, protein MIKNGFRQVLSLLKFNIATMVKFELIYKILSTLVFIPLAVLLLDFSMSITGYSYLTIENVGSYISNPKSILIFIILILLLTFFSMIDISAVIYIINSSKHGKHITLKQVINFAYENSRRVFRRKNFLIALFVLLILPVVNIGMASGLITYIAIPEFIMDFIIANRFLSIAWVLLMIGIVVFTVRRLYCFHYFTLEGCQFDEAKKRSCQLQKGHGLSDFFALLILQIMCFILFFVVMGILIALIIFFATIFDVQSVFYSIILGIISFISIVTLIIYLCLTVPISFSCISILYYNHKNRIGEKIATIDDSKAIKKHSLKFKIVTSLLVISCIGIISTFSYLVFNNQLDLNIEYINLTEVSAHRGASINYPENTMKAFEMAVEQNADWIELDVQLTSDGIPVVMHDSNLYRITGVNKNIWEVTYNDIKDLDCSSWFSPEFAGERISTLGEVLDFAKKEHIKLNIELKPTGYEKDFEKIVIDTINQKNYKNSCVVTSQEYGTLERIKEYDQEIKTIYVMSIALGDITELTEADGFSVEASFITPRLVSMVHNSGKKIFAWTVNTRENMDKMIEMNVDNIVTDNIALAKAAVYESRSGNLVRNYILDIIKLFG, encoded by the coding sequence ATGATAAAAAATGGATTTAGACAAGTGCTAAGTCTACTAAAATTTAATATAGCAACAATGGTTAAATTTGAACTTATATATAAGATACTTTCGACATTAGTGTTCATTCCACTTGCGGTACTGTTGCTTGACTTTTCTATGAGTATAACAGGGTATAGTTATCTAACGATTGAAAATGTGGGAAGTTATATTTCAAACCCAAAGAGCATTCTTATATTTATTATTTTAATTTTACTTTTAACTTTTTTTTCTATGATAGATATAAGTGCAGTTATTTATATAATTAATAGTTCAAAGCATGGTAAGCACATAACTTTGAAGCAAGTCATTAACTTTGCATACGAAAATTCAAGAAGAGTATTTAGACGCAAAAATTTTCTTATCGCATTATTTGTACTTTTAATACTTCCTGTTGTGAATATTGGAATGGCTTCTGGCCTTATAACGTATATAGCTATTCCTGAATTTATAATGGATTTTATAATTGCAAATAGATTTTTATCTATTGCATGGGTATTACTGATGATTGGTATTGTAGTTTTTACAGTAAGAAGACTTTACTGTTTTCATTATTTTACTCTTGAAGGATGTCAATTTGATGAGGCAAAGAAGCGAAGTTGTCAACTTCAAAAGGGACATGGGCTAAGTGATTTTTTTGCTTTGCTTATTTTGCAAATAATGTGTTTTATACTATTTTTTGTAGTTATGGGTATTCTCATTGCACTTATAATATTTTTTGCTACTATTTTTGATGTGCAATCTGTTTTTTATTCTATAATTTTAGGAATAATATCATTTATAAGTATAGTAACACTTATTATATATCTTTGCTTGACGGTACCAATCAGTTTTAGTTGTATTAGTATTTTATATTATAATCATAAGAATAGGATAGGAGAAAAAATAGCAACTATAGATGATTCAAAGGCTATAAAAAAACATTCTTTAAAATTTAAGATTGTAACTAGTTTATTAGTAATAAGTTGTATTGGAATAATAAGTACTTTTTCATACCTTGTCTTTAATAATCAGCTTGATTTAAATATAGAATATATAAATCTTACGGAAGTATCAGCACATAGAGGAGCTTCTATAAATTATCCTGAAAATACTATGAAGGCTTTTGAAATGGCAGTAGAACAAAATGCTGACTGGATAGAGTTAGATGTTCAACTTACAAGTGATGGAATTCCTGTTGTCATGCATGATTCAAACTTATATCGAATTACTGGAGTTAATAAAAATATTTGGGAAGTAACGTATAATGATATTAAGGATTTAGATTGTAGTTCCTGGTTTTCACCTGAATTTGCAGGAGAGAGAATCTCTACTTTGGGAGAAGTTTTGGATTTTGCAAAGAAAGAGCATATAAAATTAAATATAGAGTTAAAACCAACAGGATATGAAAAAGATTTTGAAAAAATTGTTATAGATACAATAAATCAAAAGAATTATAAGAATAGCTGTGTAGTAACATCTCAAGAATATGGTACTCTTGAAAGAATTAAAGAATATGATCAGGAAATTAAGACAATATATGTAATGAGCATAGCACTTGGGGATATTACAGAACTTACTGAGGCTGATGGATTTAGTGTGGAAGCCAGTTTCATTACACCACGACTTGTTTCTATGGTACATAATTCTGGAAAGAAAATTTTTGCTTGGACAGTTAATACACGTGAGAATATGGATAAGATGATAGAAATGAATGTTGATAATATAGTAACTGACAATATTGCACTTGCCAAAGCAGCAGTTTATGAAAGTCGTTCTGGAAATTTGGTGAGAAATTATATTTTAGATATTATAAAGTTATTTGGATAG